One stretch of Bacteroidota bacterium DNA includes these proteins:
- a CDS encoding type II and III secretion system protein yields MKRMIIFAACMLLLALSSSAQNNRERRLLLNDYVSPEELVSMSKTLPFDKAVLLFSDFSKKYMNKIIVDVSNNKKPIGVDVENTYWYQAFESVLRANSLWYDEREEFFYVYSPKDSQKVAGVVQTASGTMTAAQIDSTGKVLLKQREVRISSVFFTVDVVKSLNAGINWSFFYSGDTTQAGSRPTQFGTEFYGGFQDPKATSGSGGSSSGGSQTISPGFFGRFVPALSFTNISALITFFQSNQLGDVLSGPSLVVSSGKKGRIQVGQDIFITTRDIAGNTIQTPLSSGIIIDVKPMVYDENGIKFINLEVTAERSTASPGPVINKSSVSTFSVLYDGEETVMGGLYTNVESTERGGVPYLKDLPWWFLGLKYLFGYDKVTTSTQELIILLKAELVPTIEERVASQEQRRGQNLIEQTRKKTSDDIERLKPKK; encoded by the coding sequence TCATTTTCGCCGCATGTATGCTGTTGCTGGCATTGAGTTCGTCAGCACAAAATAATCGTGAGCGACGTTTATTATTGAACGATTATGTCTCACCAGAAGAACTCGTTTCAATGTCGAAGACACTTCCATTTGATAAAGCGGTCTTGTTATTCAGCGACTTCAGCAAGAAGTACATGAACAAGATCATTGTGGATGTGAGCAACAACAAAAAGCCGATCGGTGTGGATGTGGAGAATACCTACTGGTATCAGGCATTTGAAAGTGTGCTGCGTGCAAACAGTTTATGGTATGATGAACGGGAAGAATTTTTTTATGTCTATTCGCCGAAAGATTCTCAAAAAGTTGCGGGAGTTGTGCAGACGGCATCGGGAACAATGACGGCGGCTCAGATCGATTCTACCGGCAAAGTATTATTGAAACAGCGCGAAGTTAGAATCTCATCAGTATTTTTTACCGTGGATGTTGTGAAATCGTTGAACGCTGGTATTAATTGGAGTTTCTTCTATTCCGGCGATACAACCCAAGCCGGTTCACGCCCGACACAATTTGGAACAGAATTTTACGGCGGATTTCAAGATCCCAAAGCAACAAGTGGATCAGGCGGTTCCAGCTCCGGCGGATCACAGACGATTAGTCCCGGTTTTTTCGGGAGATTTGTTCCGGCACTTTCATTCACGAATATTTCCGCTCTTATCACGTTCTTTCAAAGCAATCAACTTGGCGATGTTTTATCGGGTCCATCGCTTGTAGTATCATCCGGCAAAAAAGGACGCATTCAGGTCGGACAGGATATCTTTATCACAACAAGGGACATTGCAGGGAATACGATTCAAACGCCATTATCATCGGGTATCATTATCGATGTGAAACCGATGGTTTATGATGAGAACGGTATTAAATTTATCAATCTTGAAGTGACGGCTGAACGGAGTACGGCAAGTCCTGGTCCGGTTATAAACAAATCTTCCGTCTCAACATTTTCTGTGTTGTACGACGGCGAAGAGACGGTGATGGGAGGACTATACACCAATGTTGAATCAACAGAGCGCGGCGGTGTTCCGTATCTCAAGGATCTGCCATGGTGGTTTTTAGGTTTAAAATACCTTTTTGGTTATGATAAGGTGACAACATCAACACAAGAATTGATCATTCTCTTAAAGGCGGAATTGGTGCCGACAATAGAAGAACGGGTAGCTTCACAAGAACAGCGAAGAGGTCAAAATTTGATCGAGCAGACCCGAAAGAAGACGAGTGATGATATTGAACGGTTGAAGCCGAAGAAATAA